The Argentina anserina chromosome 3, drPotAnse1.1, whole genome shotgun sequence genome includes a region encoding these proteins:
- the LOC126786033 gene encoding histone H2B-like produces the protein MAPKAEKKPAEKKPAEKAPAEKAPAEKKPKAGKKLPKEAGAAAGDKKKKRNKKSVETYKIYIFKVLKQVHPDIGISSKAMGIMNSFINDIFEKLAQESSKLARYNKKPTITSREIQTAVRLVLPGELAKHAVSEGTKAVTKFTSS, from the coding sequence ATGGCTCCCAAAGCAGAGAAGAAGCCCGCCGAGAAGAAGCCGGCCGAGAAGGCCCCAGCAGAGAAAGCCCCGGCGGAGAAGAAGCCCAAGGCCGGCAAGAAGCTCCCCAAGGAGGCCGGAGCCGCCGCCggagacaagaagaagaagaggaacaaGAAGAGCGTGGAGACCTACAAGATCTACATCTTCAAGGTCCTCAAGCAGGTCCACCCAGACATTGGGATCTCCAGCAAGGCCATGGGCATCATGAACAGCTTCATCAACGACATCTTTGAGAAGCTTGCTCAGGAGTCGTCCAAGCTCGCAAGGTACAACAAGAAGCCAACGATTACTTCTCGGGAGATCCAGACCGCTGTGAGGCTTGTGCTTCCTGGTGAGTTGGCCAAGCACGCTGTTTCGGAGGGAACCAAGGCTGTAACCAAGTTCACTAGCTCTTGA